The Cicer arietinum cultivar CDC Frontier isolate Library 1 chromosome 1, Cicar.CDCFrontier_v2.0, whole genome shotgun sequence genome contains the following window.
ACGTCAGTCTAACACACTGAAGGTCTCCGGTTCGAGTCCGGGCGAAGCCATTTCCTTTTACCAAATTTTTATGTTTCCTTATCACAAACAGAACTCATTCATTCTCACGGAAGCATATAAATCTATTCATTTCATTGACCACTTATAAATTATTCATAGTTTTTTTGTGTGagtattcattttttatatttgtataaattatgaattattGTTGAGTAGAATTAgtagttaattattttgaaaaaaatattgtgattatatttatttaataaaataatattgactGAGAGAGATTCAAATTACATATCTAGTGACTCATTTCATTGACCACTGTTAAATTattcatagttttttttttttgtgactaGGTTAAATTATTCATAGATGTGAGTATTcgttttttatatttgtataaattatgaattattGTTGAGTAGAATTAgtagttaattattttgaataaaatatttgttatgtaaAAGATGacattagaaaatatttcaacaatgttGAAAAAGTCAGTGAAGACAACTACAAGATTCATGAAAACGATAAATGAAACACATGACGTTCgaaaaaaaacaagaaacaatttttttttgcttgAAAATGAATTATCAAGCAACGCACAATATAATTCTCCAGTTGGATATAGAGGAAATATAAGACCATTCATGATTCCCTTAACAAGCATTACGTCAAATAAACAATTCCattgtgatatttaaaaattcggTGTATGTGGATATGAGTGTTTCTATAGTCATTATTTTTAACCACTTTTCGTAAACCTcaaacaataaattatattaaaataaataagtgttACATATAAAGAGTGTAATAATGTGAAATCTTTAAAGTCGAATATTCAAATTAAGAATTTCTTTGAAGTCTCACATAAGACTTCCTTTAAAGTCTCACATGGGAAGCCAGACTTTCTTttagttttcatataaaaagttaGATTTCTCTTATAGTCTCATACGTATAAATAGTGCACAATTTTCTCTAACGTGAATATTGTTCCTTAGAAACTTCGCAACAAATGACAAAATTGCATTTCCATCACATGTTATAGGTTTTTCATTGCTCTCCTATATTTTAGAGTTTGTTGCCTCTAACTTCTTTCGAAATAGATTAAGGCTCGCTAACTACATATTTGATTAGTCTTATGTATTTGTTTTGTCTTAGTTGGATTGAGATTTTCTTGCGTTGCattcctttttcatttttatgatttaatccCATAGAAATTTTACGGTAAAGATTTTTAATGAGTCAATAGTTCTATTTATGATATTTTCTCTTGAGTTTTGGCCTACTCAcccaaatttttaatatttctttttctttttttaatttaaactattaAGATGCTCAAATGATGATAGTATTAAAGtgtcaatttaattaaaatgtcaTTTATATCATGTGATATCTTAAcatcttaatattttatttaaaaataaatacataatatatcacttttataaatctaagaaaaaataataaaatttcgtAACGTcgcaaaataaataatatttgattaatttcaCTATAAAAAATAGCAACTCAATACTTTTTCACCTACACAATATTAGTAATCATTATTTCTAACTACACTAAATCTAAATAGAAACCTTTACATCAAATACCTTGTACACCCTTTTCACCTCTATCTTTCTCATCAAAtcattttctctctcttgttcttttttttttgcccttaatattttttaaatgagttgaTGGTGTGAAGTGGAGATAGCTAGAGTAGGAGATGCTTGGGGGGAGAATCCACATCCCACTAAACTAATAAAAATTCTGtatattttcttattaatatttatatcacacttacatttttttctataatttttatatataaatatttttaatttttgtacaCTCATTAAACACCgtcattttctctttatttttatttttctcataataAAATCGGTGTTCACCAATCTTTTTCCTATGTTTTCCTCTAGTCTCAAGACTCTAGTATCACAGGAATAGAGttgcataaaaaaaatcatatcgTGAGTAATCAAAATTGCACACCTAAGTATGTTATGAGATTTTTAAACTCTTTATATTATTTCTAGGCACACTTTGAGcttagattatttttaatatattctatttaatttttttcaaaaaaataaaataaaattattagacAACTTAGAttatatgtaaattttattattacgTAAAAATACAGACATAAACTCTAAATCGTCCAATTTTCATTAAATAAGTATAAATATATTGACTCCAGAATTATATGCATTCCAGATATTCTATATATTAGAGGATTAAAGCATCAATATGCAAACAAACTAAATAACCATAAtcagttaaaaaaaaacataataatcacAAAAGCATACTCATGATTATAGTGAttagtgagtgagtgagtgagttaATATAGCAACTAAACCAACTTCCAATCCTAACAACTCCTTCTCGCTTGTTTCTTCATCATCAAGAAAATGCAGAGCTTCTTCAATGCTTGGATAGTGCTTGCACTCGTTATACTCCTTCCCGTACTTCTCTCTCTTAGAAACCCTCGTGGCGAACCACAAAgcacttcttcttcttctttctctgaCACTTCCTTTGGTTCTGTCAAGTTAGCCAATACTTTTCCCTTTGAATTCAATCAGAGGATAAGAGATGGTTCCAATCTTGAATATGATTTCTATAGAGATACATGTCCACAAGCAGAAGACATTGTTCGTTCTGCTGTTACTAATATCTACTTTGATCATAGAGATCTTTCGCCTTCTCTTCTTCGTCTTTTCTTTCATGATTGTTTCATTCAGGttcggttttcttttctttttaactcATGgggtgtttttgtttttctatgtTTTCGTTCTTAGATTgtaaattttgtctttttagtATCTTTGTCCAATTGGGTTTTCATTGTTCTTCAATTATATCCAAATGgggttttttgtttttctctggGTTGGTTCTTTGATTGTAAATTTTTGTCGTTTTAGTATATGAATTCAAATGGGTCTTCATTGTTCTTCAATTCAATGGAAATGGGGTGTTTTTGGTTCTGTGTTTTTGCTTCTGAGATTGTTAATGTAGTCTTTTTATTATCTGAATCCAAATGGGTCTTTATTGTTCTTCAATTCTATATAAATGgggtgtttttatttttgattgttTTGCATCAAAGATCACATTTTTGgtctttttattttgtgaatttaaATGGGTCTTGAATGGTTTTTCCTGGGGGGGGGNNNNNNNNNNNNNNNNNNNNNNNNNNNNNNNNNNNNNNNNNNNNNNNNNNNNNNNNNNNNNNNNNNNNNNNNNNNNNNNNNNNNNNNNNNNNNNNNNggtgtttttgtcatttttgttttctttttagtttGATATCTCTTTTCTTCAGATGTTTCTTTTCCATTTGTAAAGCATTTTCTGCTATTTCCCCCTCAATTTTACAAGCTCTATGGACTTGGAATTGGGtcattatttgaattatatggAATAGTAGTAATTAATGGATATCCTAAATTTTGATccttattatgttatatttactATATGAATCTCTCTTtcttattacttttattttcttcaataaaaaaaataatggaaCTCTTTATATATGGTATTACTGCCACGTTTACTAAAGCTTCTTGTTGCTTTGATCATGGTTTTTGTTTTGCTGTTCTAATTGCTTGGGATATTGCTGAATCAGGGGTGTGATGCTTCATTGCTGTTGGAGGACAATGGTGATAGAAACAGTTCCTTTGAGAAGCAAGCTATTCCAAATCAGACATTGAAAGGTTTTGACAAAATTGACTTGATTAAGGAGGAGGTGGAACAAGCATGTCCCGGTGTTGTGTCTTGTGCTGACATACTTGCTCTTGCAGCAAGAGATTCTGTTCTTTTGGTTTGTTCCCAACTCCTTATAACATTTTATTCTGTTGAGAGGTTTCAATTTTGATGCATTTGGgctttaaatgatattttggaAAATGTAATACATGGCTGCTTTGATAAATAAGGTTTTGTTTCTTTGTCATGGGAATTACTAGTTTGCAAGTTAAGGCCGGTTTACTTCTTGTGTTTTTTGTTTCCATTTTCACTGATAAAGTAAACATTAGAGATAATGCATTTTTGAAAATGTATTTTAGAAATAGATCGAGTATTTCTGAAAAATGtcaaaacattgtttttttAGTATTTCTGAAAATGCATTTTCTCTAGTTAGCTTCTAGCTTCTCTCCACAGTTAAAATGAAAATCTATAACCAAGTGCCATTTCAGCCACACGCATACgaaataattgaaaaagaaatttaaatttaaagtttttgtTAGAAAGTAATCCGGCcctaatatatttaaaaagtgaAACTATTATGATGTTATGGTATATTGATGCCAAGTTATTTTCATGTTGTCTTTGCTCACTTTGTTGTTGCCATTGGGAAAActagctatatatatatatatataactggTCACCAAGTCATTTGACTTGAACTTTGTTTTGATTGTCTTTTCAACAATCGCTTGTTCCTTTGCTGCAAGTTTGTTTTTCTCTCATTTCTGCTACTTGTCTGATGTCTGCCTCATTGTTTTGAGATTCTTCTCATGTTCAACCATCTGTCTATTATCCAAGTCCTTAACTTTTACATATCCTGATTTAAGGGTAGCAATGTTTTagaaagttaatttttattgCACCTTTGATTTGTTGTATGGACATGTCCATGGCAGGCTGGTGGACCTTTCTATCCAGTTTTAACAGGCAGACGAGATAGCCATCAATCGTTTTTCGTGGATGCAACTGATCAAATTCCAAGACCTGATGATAACATTACGCGCACACTTCACCTTTTCAATCTTAGAGGATTTAATACAAGAGAAACAGTCAGTCTTCTTGGTAAATTACTTAgcatttatgtatatttttctttttctcccaTTTCTATTGGTTTTCAATCACACTTCACCTTAATTGCATTCACAAAGACATAAAAACCACGATGTCGCAGCTCAGGTCGCGGCTGTGCACTTATTTTAAAGCCTTGAAATGACTAATAAGGTCTATTTGTTTCTTGATAATATGAAGGAGGACACAACATTGGCAGAATTGGTTGTGATTTCATTCAGCAAAGGCTATACAACTTTCAAGGAACAGGGCAACCAGACCCGAGTATACCTCTCGATTTCCTTAGTCAGATGAGGCAAAACTGTCCAGACGACATCAAGAACATCAGCAGCACCGACAAGTTTTCAACGTTTGTGATTTCGAAGCCGAAGCATGTTCACTTTAACAACAAAGGGATGTCGTACATGCAAGCATTGTCGTCTGCAGTGTCATCTGGAGCGGCATTCGACACTCACTACTACCAAAGCTTGTTGAGAGGAAGAGGGCTACTGTTTGCTGATCAACAACTGATGGCTGAGGAGAAGACTGCTAGATTGGTTTCGGCTTACGCTTCGGATGATGGATCGACTTTTCGGATGGATTTCGCAAGGGTTATGTTGAAGTTGTCCAATCTTGATGTTTTGACTGGAACTCAAGGTCAGGTTCGTCTGAATTGTTCGCAACTTATAGGTTCTTAACCGAGTAGTTTCATTCTTTAAGCATTCTTTGTTGTACAATTTGGTATATAGAAAGTTTGTTCTCTTTTATGTAAATGTCTCATACACATTTGAGTATAGTTTTGGTTCTGTAAAGGGAAAATTTGTTACAGAATTTATAGATTTTGGTGGCACTATGTTCAATGTTTAGTCTATGGCTACAAGgctgcaataaataaatatcatgaTTTAAGATCAGTTTTGCATATATAGAACTCTTTCTGAATAGAGTGATTGCCCAACATGaagaaatcaaattattttacttgGATCCCAAGGTATTGAAGTATAACATCAAAGTATTTATTGTCAGCTCCCTATTCAACTCTTAGAATTACAATGAAGGAATAGTTCTTAGATATTATGATATCACTAGCCACATCTGTTTAACAGTGGATCAACTTTCacataaattatattgataaaatataatacataattaaataagaaatattcaattatattatacataaataacaaaatttgacACAAGTAATCAACACAATATAATGAATGACTATAATTGGTTATAAGTTGATATTTTCTCACATATCAATGTTGTACTCAGTGGGGACTGGGTACAAGGTTGATAGTAATACCAAGGCCAAGTGTGGTTGCTAAATTGACAGAATTACCAAAAAATTTGGAGTAGCATGCTAATGAGAAGGATGGCTAACTTTTCTTCATCACTTGCTTGGTTTGTGTGGAAAACACCTAAGGAACCATGGGAGGCGACCAAACAACCTCTTTGGTCCGAGGAGCCTTGGGAGGGTGACATTTTATGTGAAAAGCCTTGAGGATGGCAAATTCTTGGATGGAGTTTAAACCAACAATGAGGAGACCAATTCCGAGAAGTGATAGAGAAAGCTTTGCACATATGTAATATCAATGATCATGTGTATAATGGATTGCAAccaatttccttttttttttttactcatgaCACACTAGTGGATGCATTTTGAGttgaatatgtattttttttttaaaatgccTTGTATACATCAAGCCTAATTGGAGTATAATTGAGCATAAGAAGGAAGAGTTTTATGTATGCTTGATTATTAATTTCGGTTTTTCTCAAATTGGATAACACATCACTATTATTTGTTGGGTTTTGGAATTACAATCTCCACCTTGAAGACAGGGTGTTTATGCAAGATTGATGAATTGTTATATCCCAAATATGTGAAACATTATATCCAAATTTCATTAGATATTTTATATGACGTCACTTATTTTTAGAAGGATCTAGATAGATCTATTGGGGTGAACCATTTGTTAATTTGTTATAATATAGTTTCACTTAAGAATTAGTGTTTGTAATGATTACCAAGAAAATGAATGAATATAGTAGTTTTTAGAATAACTTAATATTAATcttttctaatattttaatatatttcgtCCTCTTCTAATGTACCCATAAAAGATGCTACATTAGGTTTTCCTTCTCTTCTCTTTTTCCAAAAGTTTCCTTCTCCTCCAAACTCTCAAATGGAACTTTTGGTCTTGTTTGATAGTTAGAGGAAAAAAGAGGGGACGACTTCGAAGGAaaataagagaaataaaaagataGAAAGATATCCTTCATTTTTTTGGAGTGGTTTTGAAGGGAATAAAGATGACAAcattattttagttttgaaactATTATGAAAGGAATTAATAAATTTgaacatttattcaaaatactCCAAAACTTTCACCCAATGCATATTTTAGTTCCCTTACATAGAAGATTTTTCgtcaaataattaagaaaaatacaattttatgcAAAGTATTAAGACTAACCACCCTTCTCTTCTATCTCTATTTTCCTCCAAACTCCCATACATAGTCTAAGTGGAGGGTAAGGGAATTTCTTCTCCGATCCTCTTGTGTTTTCAGAGGATTCTACTCTACACCTCGACATATAAATCTGCCACTCTCTCAATCAAcgtaaaaaatacaattttatccttttaattatctataaaaccaacttttttaacttctcatttttcCACCCTCTTTCgaaactttagaaaaattactttaaccttcaaaactttcaaaatcttCGAAATAAAAAGTAAGTGCCACTCGAAATTTTCAAAgtttcaaaacataaaatttccagcatattcgaaagttttgaaatgacaattttttgaatttttgaaactttcgaacaatttgaaacttccgaaatagaaaattctagAATTTTAGAAACTTTGGACTTTCGAATtaggaaaattttaaaattttccatATTTGAAAACTATCAAAACTTTCCAGATTTAGAACTTTAGAAACTTTTAACATTTGGAAactttaaaaactttttatatttggaaactttcgaaacttttcgAATTTAAAACTTACTATAAATAGTTAAAAgtgtaaatttatatttttatgtgtattgagGGTGACAAGTAGAGCTGTGGACATGATAGAATCCCTGTGTTTTCAAAGATATGTATGGATCGAGTCAATTCATGTGGCACAGTGACATAGTCCAGCCCAAGATCTGCGGCCGACGAAAGAACCTCCTTCAAGCCCAAACCCTCTTCCATCCGCAAGATCCAGAAAGTCCAAGTGGACTTAGTTTCCACAAATATGAAAAATGGACTATAATGTAGAGATTAAAACAAACTTATGAAGACTAGGGAAAtgataggaagaaaaaaaaaatcagataaactaaaataaaatttgatcaatttctATTCACAAGCATATTTTATATGAAGTTTAAAGCATTCTTTTTATAGATtggtaaaaattatatttgacttTAATTCACTAagtactttttctttttgttaaaaTGTACAAGTTTTATGTAGTCCTCCGGTCACAAACTATTTTACATATGACACCTTTTTGTTGTTAACCCACcctaattcaaattattttttgtgcTTTTACACAAACTAACCTTTTGAAGAGCCAAATGTCCTTTGTCAGAGTGGTTTGTGAACAAAAATAAGTGACTATTACTATAATCactattatttacaaaaaagtACATTAAATCTTTGTCGATGTATATGTCAAAGATAATTtgttttgaattattaaatcttattatttttaatatactatttatttttcttaaatttttttattcaatttaaaaatatttaatgctcactttgataatataatattaaaaatgaacaatttaataaagttaaattatattttatgtataatctaaaaaattaatcgtatttaacttaattttttaataatcgtgaaattaattaatttttttataatagtaattgAAAGGAGTATTTTCCCTCTCTTTCTATACCAACTTATATGTGATAATAAAGAGAGTAAAAGTCGGGAGTAACTTTCATCTAAGGGTACAATGATCACAAATGGTTGGAGTCTATGATaggttttttcaaattaataaacGCTTTACTTCTAAGATTTGTAAATGAATATGAAACATGTATATAGTACTATACATTAAGTAATGAAGTTCACTTCTCACCCTTTTTGATTGAGAACGGCACTCAACTTAATTGAAATATTCTACATCCCTTGTTGGTACACAAAATCAACGTGAAAGCATTGAATGATGACCTCACCCTTTAGGTAGCTATAGTTTGGTAAGATCTTGTCCTAATCATTACCAAGTCCAAATGCATGTAACCACTAattcactttttttcttcttcttcttcttctttcaatTGATGACTTATATagattaaatttcatttttttaataattattttttcatggttttggtttcttagttttgaatttttcaatagTTGAAAATTGGTGTGTAACTTTAGACATGCTATGACGCCATAGTCTTGTACTTGCAAAGATAGTTTCAATTCTTCAAAAGGATGTGTGGGAACATGAAGAAATTGTGTCACATTAGTGGCAGTAAGTGGAAAAATATTACCTACCCACTTGCAAagtatatatatgataattCTAGTTTACCAACAATTTatctaatattatatatattaaaaataatagttaattgcatttaattttcttaatgcAATACAAAAATTTCACTTTTTAAACTGTCCAAGACTTTTCATGTAATTTTGTATACGGATTTATTatgttgaaatatattttgttaataacaGTACTCCCTCGGTATATAACGAAGGTCATATTTGACCattttatatagataaaaaaaatgatatagatAAGAAAAAgtgataaataaaagaaagagaatgatgatttttttttaaactttgaaGAGATggtaaattttatcataattaactcgCATAACTGTGAGACATTGAATTCGAACGTGAGACAAGACGTCAAACCTAACAATATCGTCATTTACCAGTTAGAACTTAAAGacaaaaaatgatgattttattcaattaattttatcaacCACTATTATATGTACATTATCATAAATGGAAACTGAAGAATAATAACTTGGAAGATATACACAATTTATTAATTAGAgagtaaaattgaaaattaataataataattaaagttgcaTTAAAATCATAGAATATTTAATAAagaataaaacaatttatttgttttgcaAGTACAACTTAGATGATAAAAGGTTATAGACATGTTCATGTGTTGAAAAGTGAGTTTTTCGGTtaactcttaaaaaaattaatattaaaaaaaacaatttatttaatagtatATATTATTGCATATTTCATATTTGTGCTTCAAACTACAATCTATTCTAACATAATTTTCAAAAGTATACATGAAATCCATCATACATCAAATTCACCTAATAACCTTTGATTAATTTCCCATTGTCAGTATACCTATACTGATTAAATCACAAATTCATGAATCacataaaaacttatttatccCCCCAAGTTATTATTTTGAGGCAAAGAGGGCCACAATTGAATGTTACCAAAGTCTAATTCAGATTCTTGCATTGTGATATCATTGAAATCAAATGCATGAGGGTCAATTTCTGGCTCAACTGCATCATAATTCTTTGGTAGGACCCCATCACCTTTGTTTGACTCCAATTTTTCACCTACTCCAAACTCATTCTCAAATTCATGGGACCACTTTTTTGCTTCAACAACATCTTGAACattttcttcaccaaaattaataatattttcatcactAGCTTGAAACCCCTCTAATTGTACTTGATCATTTGATTGATAAGTTCCAATATTCTCTATAAAATTCCAAAGATCATAATCTGATTCCCATGGTATTTCAATCAAATTGTTTGGTTTTTCAACTTCTTGTAATATATTGTCAACATCATAAGATCCTAAATAGCTTAATGGAGAAGCCATGTCACCAATTTGGCTTGTGTTCAATATATTAGACTCAATTGAagataatgaaatatttgaggAATCTTTTGGATCCTTAACAAGTTCAATATTAGAGGATAATTGTTTTTCATAATCTTTCTTAATTTCATTTGTCATTGTCACTTGTGAAGTTTGCTCATTAAATTCACTAGTTGCAGGAGTAGTACTCTTTGGTACCTCATTTGATGATAAAAATGATTCTGATGAAGAGGATGAGGTTATTGATGATTCTAATTTGGATTCTGAGGCACTTGACTCTGAATTTTTTACGaccaattttttctttaaatgtgtattCCACACATTCTTGATCTCATTATCTGTTCTACCAGGCATACATGATGCAATCTTTGACCATCTGaaacaaaattgttttaaatcatatttagatatataatatagtaacaaacaaaatataagcAATTAATGACTTTTGGATAAAGTCGAATTGGTTCGTAGTACCGAAATTGAAtcctaattaaaataatatttagtcagattattttactttttagtcGAATATCAAATTACcaagatttaattatttatagaaataagagttttgataaaaaaaaatcatgaatttAAATTAGGTCTAACTTAAATCCTACAAAAACTGACTTGTGAATTAAAAATCACTCTCGCTTGTAAACAGATGTTGCATAATCTAATATAGAACTTTTTAACAGTACGCGTAATTTTTTTTCGTAAACCCAACTAAAAACCACTCTCACTTATAAACATATATTACATAATCTAATATAGAACTTTTTAACAGCACgcataatttttttctcacaaAGTTTACGAAAtatgtttatattattaaaatactattttataaaaatagtaatatatttCAACAAATATGGATATGGTGATATATGATTGAAGGAATGagcaaacaaaatatataataataataataataataataataataataataataataataataataataataataataataataataaaatcaaaataacattaccaaaattattttataaattaagacTTACTTGTTTCCGATGGCCTTATGTAGCCTTATTATGGTTTCCTCTTCCTCTGCTGTAAAATTGCCTCTCTTTAAATCAGGCCTCAAATAATTGATCCATCTCAAACGACAACTTTTGCCACATCTCTGAAGACcttagtaatatatttaaaaataaaaataaattaatacaccatcactaaatttaaaacttttttatttacaagCACTAAATGTATCCCTTACGAGGCATGCAAATTGCATGCTGTTTTACATACTCTTCTTTTTATAATCCAATTCGTTTCGAATAGTAATTATAATGGTTACggataattaataaataattatattactAAAGTACTTGTTGTTGCATATGTTgatactaatttttatttagtttaactgtaattttagttcttacatttttattgatttacgaaATTGGTCATCCTATTTCAAAAGTCAACAGTTTTTGTCTATTTtctatgattttttaactaaaaaacgatgacttagaatattttaaataaagtgaCATATGATAGgatgatgtagaatgattaatatttatgaaattagAACAAAACGTcgtaaaaaatttagatttcaaCTTTAgagatttttcatatttttaatttaattaatgacatatgataattaatgtatctagatagttttatattatagaattgtatgtcacgtcattaaaaatatgtcaaaacgttgatttttagttcaaaaatttgagGAACTAAAACtgtcagattttaaaataaagagatcaTTTTCGTAAATTAGTAATAATAGAgaaactaaaactgcaattaaatctttttattttcataaagaAAAAATCTCTGAGACATAAAAGAAGGATTCAAATCTTCTTGACATGAGAGTGTAACTCTTTCATGCGATCCCCCACCGTCATCACAGCACTGTAATAAAAGTTGACGGTAGGGAAATGAGTGACCGATGGagactataaaaaataattttagtagtAATTGATGAGTCGGTATTCTTTTAGTGATTTTTAACAAGTGATATCATTAATTCAATGTAACTACAAATGATGTATTAGTGGTGgcaaataattgaaaataatatagattaaaattaatcattttaaatatattttgtagacacaatattttagagattaacaataaaaaaactcaACTTTACATTAGCCGagattaaatacata
Protein-coding sequences here:
- the LOC101489236 gene encoding putative Peroxidase 48, producing the protein MQSFFNAWIVLALVILLPVLLSLRNPRGEPQSTSSSSFSDTSFGSVKLANTFPFEFNQRIRDGSNLEYDFYRDTCPQAEDIVRSAVTNIYFDHRDLSPSLLRLFFHDCFIQGCDASLLLEDNGDRNSSFEKQAIPNQTLKGFDKIDLIKEEVEQACPGVVSCADILALAARDSVLLAGGPFYPVLTGRRDSHQSFFVDATDQIPRPDDNITRTLHLFNLRGFNTRETVSLLGGHNIGRIGCDFIQQRLYNFQGTGQPDPSIPLDFLSQMRQNCPDDIKNISSTDKFSTFVISKPKHVHFNNKGMSYMQALSSAVSSGAAFDTHYYQSLLRGRGLLFADQQLMAEEKTARLVSAYASDDGSTFRMDFARVMLKLSNLDVLTGTQGQVRLNCSQLIGS
- the LOC101489560 gene encoding transcription factor MYB58-like codes for the protein MGKGRAPCCDKSQVKRGPWSPDEDLKLIAFVQKYGHENWRALPKQAGLQRCGKSCRLRWINYLRPDLKRGNFTAEEEETIIRLHKAIGNKWSKIASCMPGRTDNEIKNVWNTHLKKKLVVKNSESSASESKLESSITSSSSSESFLSSNEVPKSTTPATSEFNEQTSQVTMTNEIKKDYEKQLSSNIELVKDPKDSSNISLSSIESNILNTSQIGDMASPLSYLGSYDVDNILQEVEKPNNLIEIPWESDYDLWNFIENIGTYQSNDQVQLEGFQASDENIINFGEENVQDVVEAKKWSHEFENEFGVGEKLESNKGDGVLPKNYDAVEPEIDPHAFDFNDITMQESELDFGNIQLWPSLPQNNNLGG